Proteins found in one Pongo pygmaeus isolate AG05252 chromosome 8, NHGRI_mPonPyg2-v2.0_pri, whole genome shotgun sequence genomic segment:
- the INA gene encoding alpha-internexin: MSFGSEHYLCSSSSYRKVFGDGSRLSARLSGAGGAGGFRSQSLSRSNVASSAACSSASSLGLGLAYRRPPASDGLDLSQAAARTNEYKIIRTNEKEQLQGLNDRFAVFIEKVHQLETQNRALEAELAALRQRHAEPSRVGELFQRELRDLRAQLEEASSARSQALLERDGLAEEVQRLRARCEEESRGREGAERALKAQQRDVDGATLARLDLEKKVESLLDELAFVRQVHDEEVAELLATLQASSQAAAEVDVAVAKPDLTSALREIRAQYESLAAKNLQSAEEWYKSKFANLNEQAARSTEAIRASREEIHEYRRQLQARTIEIEGLRGANESLERQILELEERHSAEVAGYQDSIGQLENDLRNTKSEMARHLREYQDLLNVKMALDIEIAAYRKLLEGEETRFSTSGLSISGLNPLPNPSYLLPPRILSSTTSKVSSTGLSLKKEEEEEEASKVASKKTSQIGESFEEILEETVISTKKTEKSNIEETTISSQKI, translated from the exons ATGAGCTTCGGCTCGGAGCACTACctgtgctcctcctcctcctaccgCAAGGTGTTTGGGGATGGCTCTCGCCTGTCCGCCCGCCTCTCCGGGGCTGGCGGCGCGGGCGGCTTCCGCTCGCAGTCGCTGTCCCGCAGCAATGTGGCCTCCTCGGCCGCTTGCTCCTCGGCCTCGTCGCTCGGCCTCGGCCTGGCCTATCGCCGGCCGCCGGCGTCCGACGGGCTGGACCTGAGCCAGGCGGCGGCGCGCACCAACGAGTACAAGATCATCCGCACCAATGAGAAGGAGCAGCTGCAGGGCCTCAACGACCGCTTCGCTGTGTTCATCGAGAAGGTGCATCAGCTGGAGACGCAGAACCGCGCGTTGGAGGCCGAGCTGGCCGCGCTACGACAGCGCCACGCGGAGCCGTCGCGCGTCGGCGAGCTCTTCCAGCGCGAGCTGCGCGACCTGCGCGCGCAGCTGGAGGAGGCCAGCTCGGCTCGCTCGCAGGCCCTGCTGGAGCGCGACGGGCTGGCCGAGGAGGTGCAGCGGCTGCGGGCGCGCTGCGAGGAGGAGAGCCGCGGACGCGAAGGCGCCGAGCGCGCCCTGAAGGCGCAGCAGCGCGACGTGGACGGCGCCACGCTGGCCCGCCTGGACCTGGAGAAGAAGGTGGAGTCGCTGCTGGACGAGCTGGCCTTCGTACGCCAGGTGCACGACGAGGAGGTAGCCGAGCTGCTGGCCACGCTGCAGGCGTCGTCGCAGGCCGCGGCCGAGGTGGACGTGGCTGTGGCTAAACCAGACCTGACCTCGGCTCTGAGGGAGATCCGCGCCCAGTATGAGTCCCTGGCCGCTAAGAACCTGCAGTCCGCGGAAGAATGGTACAAGTCCAAGTTTGCCAACCTGAACGAGCAGGCGGCGCGCAGCACCGAGGCCATCCGGGCCAGCCGCGAGGAGATCCACGAGTACCGGCGCCAGCTGCAGGCGCGCACCATCGAGATCGAGGGCCTGCGCGGGGCCAACGAGTCCTTGGAGAGGCAGATCCTGGAGCTGGAGGAGCGGCACAGTGCCGAGGTAGCTGGCTACCAG GATAGCATTGGGCAGCTGGAGAATGATCTGAGGAACACCAAGAGTGAGATGGCACGCCACCTTCGGGAATACCAGGACTTGCTCAATGTCAAAATGGCTCTTGACATTGAGATAGCAGCTTACAG GAAACTGCTGGAAGGCGAGGAGACACGTTTTAGCACCAGTGGGTTAAGCATTTCGGGGCTGAATCCACTTCCCAATCCAAGTTATCTGCTCCCACCTAGAATCCTCAGTTCTACAACCTCCAAAGTCTCATCCACTGGGCTATCACttaagaaagaggaggaggaggaggaggcatctAAGGTAGCCTCTAAGAAAACCTCCCAGATAGGGGAAAGTTTTGAAGAAATATTAGAGGAGACAGTAATATCTACTAAGAAAACCGAGAAATCAAATATAGAAGAAACCACCATTTCAAGCCAAAAAATATAA